Within Schumannella luteola, the genomic segment TCGGGTCGGCGCCCGCGCGTAGTGTGATCGGCACCCCGCACTCCCCCGACGGCTTCAGCGAGGAGCACCCCATGGCAGTGACCAGCGAGGCGACGACGCTCTGGTTCGGCGATCTGGCGAGCGGCTCGGGCACGACGAGTCTCGACTCCTCCGACGCCGGCGAGTTCCCGGTGACGTGGGCGGCGCGCGCCGAGGGCGTGGCCGGTCGCACCAACCCCGAGGAGCTGCTCGGCGCCGCGCACTCCGCCTGCTTCTCGATGGCGCTGTCGAACGCCCTCGGCCAGGCGGGCACGCCGCCGGAGAGCCTGCAGGTCACTGCCGCGGTCACCTTCGTGCCCGGCCAGGGCATCACGGGCAGCCATCTGCTCGTCAGCGCGAAGGTGCCGGGGCTCAGCGAGGCCGGCTTCGCCGCCGTCGCTGAGGAGGCGAAGCGGGGCTGTCCGGTCTCGCAGGCGCTCGCCGGCATCCCGATCACGCTCGAGGCGAGCCTCGCCTAGTTGCGCGACCTCCGGAGCGCATCGCGCCCTCATCGCCGTCGACGTCCCGATCGTCGGCGACATCGCATCCCGTCCCTCCCCCGAAGCGAAAGACCCCGCATGGCCCGCACACGTCGGGTGCTGATCTCCGGAGCCTCCGGACTCGTCGGCACCGCCCTCACGAAATCCCTCCGCTCCGCCGGCGACGAGGTGCGCCACCTCGTGCGCCGCGATCCGCGCAGCTCCGAGGAGGTGCGCTGGGATCCGGGCGCCGGGCGGCTCGACCCCGCCGAGCTGGAGGGGGTGGATGCGGTGGTCAACCTCTCCGGCGCCAGCGTCGGCCGCATCCCCTGGACCGCCGGCTACCGCGCCGAGCTGCGCGATTCGCGCCTCGACACGACCCGCACGATCGCCACCGCGATCGGTCGAGCGAAGGCGGCGCCGAAGACGCTGATCAACGCCTCGGCGGTCGGGATCTACGGCGACCGGCCCGGCGAGCGGCTCACCGAGGACTCGGCGCCGGGCAGCGGCTTCCTGCCCGAGCTCGTCGTCGACTGGGAGGCTGCGGCCCAGACGGCGTCAGACCGCACCCGCGTCGTGAGCATCCGCTCGGGTGTCGTCGTCGCGCACGGCGGAGGATTCGGTCCGGTGCGGCAGCTGACGCAGTTCGGCCTCGGCACGCGCTTCGGCTCGGGCGGGCAGTTCTGGCCGTGGATCTCGCTGTTCGACGAGGTCGCGGCGATCCGGCACCTGCTCGACTCGGAGCTGGCGGGTCCGGTCAACCTGGTCGGTCCGACTCCGGCGACGAGCGATCGGGTGACGAGGGTCTACGCGCGCGAGCTGCACCGGCCCCGGCTGCTGCCGGCGCCGGAGTTCGCGGTGAGGATGCTCGGCGAAGCCGGGCAGCGGCTGCTGCTCGACAGCGCCGAGGTGCTGCCGACGCGACTGCGCTCGGACGGCTTCCACTGGAAGCACAGCGAGATCGACGACGCGGTGGTCGCGGTCGTGCACGGGGAGGCGTAGGACACCGCGGATGCAGCGCCCGACCGGCCCGACCGGTCGTCAGGCGCGGGAGAAGCGGATCGCCTGACGCGTCGCCCAGCGCGCGCGGCGGCGGTCGCCGCTCGCGTCGTAGACGAGTCCGAGACGGAACCAGGCGCGCCAGTCCTCGGGCGCGGCCTCGACCGCCTCGCGGTAGCGCGGGAACACGGCCTCGGCGGCGTCGCGGTCGACGCGGCCGCTGGCGTGCACCGGCAGCGGCTCGGCGGGCATGCCGTTCTCGGCCTCGAGCCGGGCCGCGAGCCGGTCGGCGCGCACGGCGAAGAGCAGCTCGGCTCCGAGCGCCCAGATGCCGAGCAGCGGCAGCACGATCAGCGCGACGCCCAGGGCGATCGCGATGGGCACGCCGGTCGACAGCAGCAGGATCGCGTAGCCCAGCGCGAAGACCAGGTAGAGCAGCAGCAGCGCCGCCATGACGATGACCGCGGCGCGGGCGCGCAGCAGCGCGCCGCGGCGGCGCGGCAGCGCCCCGGCGCCGGCGGTGGATGCGGGCTGAGCCGATCGATCCTGCGCAGCCGGCTGGTCCTGCTCGGCCGACTCAGGCATCCAGGCCCAGGATCGCGTCGAGTCCGACGGTGAGCCCGCGCGCCTCGGGCAGTGCCCGCAGCGCCGCGAGGATGCCGGCCTCGTAGGAGCGCCCCGAGATCGTCTGGTGGGTGAGGCGCAGCACCTCGCCCTCGCCGCCGAAGACGACGTCCTGCTGGGCCACGATGCCGGCCAGGCGCATCGAGTGCACGGGGATGCTCGCCACCTGCTGCCCGCGGGCGCGCTGGTCGACGTGCGGCGCCTCGACGGGGCCGAGCTCGGCGCGGGCGGCGGTGATGAGCTCGGCGGTTCGCGTCGCGGTTCCCGACGGCGAGTCGATCTTCGTCGCGGCGTGCGCCTCGATGATCTCGACCGAGTCGAAGTAGCGGCCCGCGATCGTCGCGAAGCGGGTGGCCAGCACCGATCCGATCGAGAAGTTCGGCACGACGATGACGCCCAGGTCGGGCAGCTCGGCGAGTCGGTGGCCGAGCTTCGCGAGACGCTCGGCGTTCCAGCCGGAGGTGCCGACGAGCACCGGCTTGCCGGCGGCGAGCGCCGCCTCGACGACCGTGGGCGATACGACCGGGATGGTCATGTCGACGACGAGGTCGACGTCGGCGAGCGCCTCCAGCCCGTCTTTCGACGACAGTCGGGCCGCGACCTCGAAGCCCTCGGTGCGGTCGATCAGATCGGCGGCGAGGCCACCCAGCTTTCCGGTGGCGCCGACGACGGCGACTCGTGAGGTCATGGCATCCAGCCTAGGCGAGCACGCAGTGCGCGACCGGCGAGCCCGATGCGGCGACGGCATCCGTGTTCGAGCCGGATCGGAGCGGGACGACCGCGCTCAGCGCGACGGCAGCGTGAGGATCTCGGCGCCCGATTCGGTGATCGCGATCGTGTGCTCGGTGTGGGCCGTGCGGCACCCGGTCGAGCTGCGCAGGGTCCAGCCGTCGGCATCTGTCACCAGCACGTCCGTGTCGGCCATGACCCAGGGCTCGAGCGCGAGCAGGAGTCCGGGGCGCAGGCGGTAGCCGCGGCCGGGTCGGCCGTCGTTGGCGACGTGCGGGTCGCCGTGCATGGTCGAGCCGATGCCGTGCCCGCCGAACTCGAGGTTGATCGGGTAGCCCTCGGCGCCGAGCACCTGGCCGATCGCGTGCGAGAGGTCGCCCGTGCGCACGTCGGGGCCGGCGATCGCGATCGCGGCGGCGAGCGCGCGCTGGGTGACGTCGATGAGCGCGAGGTCCTCGGCGCGGGCCGACTCCCCCACGACGAAGCTGATCGCGGCGTCGGCGGCGATGCCGTCGAGCAGCACCGCGAGGTCGAGGGTGAGCAGGTCGCCGTCGACGAGGGCGTAGTCGTGCGGCATGCCGTGCAGCACGGCATCGTTGACGGCGGTGCAGACGTAGTGACCGAAGGGGCCGTTGCCGAAGGAGGGCGCGTAGTCGACGTAGCAGGACTCGGCACCCGCGTCGATGATGAGTTGCCGCGTGATCTCGTCGAGCTCGAGCAGGTTCGTGCCGACGAGGCTCTTCGTTTTGAGGGTCTGCAGGATATCGCCGACGAGGGCGCCCGTCGCGCGCGCCTTGTCGACCTCGGCCGGGGTCAGGATCTCGATCACGGGATAACTATACCGGTCATAAAGTACCGGCCAGACAATACCGGGACTATCATCGGGCCATGGTCCGACTGCCGCTCACCCCCGCCGAACTCGAGCGCGGGGAGCGACTCGGGTCGCTGCTGCGCTCGGCCCGCGGCGATCGCTCGCCCCTCGCCGTGGCTCTCGACGCCGGCATCTCGCCCGAGACGCTGCGCAAGATCGAGACCGGCCGCATCGCGACCCCCGCCTTCCCCACGATCGCCGCCCTCGCGGAGGTGCTCGGCCTCTCGCTCGACGCGGTGTGGGCCGAGGTCACGGCCGGCGAGCACCGCACCGCCGGGGCCCGAGTCGCCGCGCATCCCGTCGCGATCTGACGCGGCGCGCGGGGTGCCCCGCGCGTTCTAGCCTGGGATCGTGACCGACTTCCGCGAGACCGCCGTCGACTCCCCCGACGCCCAGACGCTGCTCACCGAGTACTTCACCGGACGCGAGAAGAGCTTCCCCTCAGCCCAGGGCACGTACCAGGTCAACCTGCCCGACCCGGCGGTGTTCCGCGGCGATCGCGGCCTGTTCCTCGTCGTGGCCGACGGCGACGAGCTGCTGGGATGCGGCGGCATCCGTCGCATCGACGACGGCCCGCTCGGGGCGCGCTGGGAGATCAAGCACCTCTATGTGCGCGAGGCCGCGCGCGGTCGCCGGCTCGGTCGCGGCATCCTCGAGGAGCTCGAGCGCAGGGCGGCGGAGCACGGCGCCGCCGAGCTCGTGCTCGACACGAACGACAGCCTCGAAGCGGCCGGCGGCCTGTACCGCAGCTCGGGCTACGTCACCGTCGAGCCCTACAACGACAACCCCAACGCGACGACCTGGTACGCGAAGCCGGTCGCGCCGGTCGCCTGAGCCCCGGTCCGGCAGCTCCAGCTCAGTTGCTCCGGATCAGTAGGGCTGGTCGACGGGGAGGCCCGTGCGCAGCTCGGCCGGCAGGTGCCCGAGGTCGTTGTGCGTGAGCAGCACCGGGGGCTTCGCCGAGCGGACGCGGATGATCGTGAGGCCGCAGTTCGCCTGGTTCACACCCATCCAGCGCCACGGCGCCGCGCCGAAGGCGTGCGCCACGAAGGCCGCGATGACGAAGTTGTGGGTGATGAGCAGCTCGTGGCGGTCGTCGCGCGAGGGGGTCATCCACTCCGAGAAGGCATCCGACATCTGCGCCTCGCCCGCGTCGATCTCCTCGGGGGTGACGCCGCCGAAGAACGACTCGAAGCTGTGCGGCATGTCGGGCGACGGGCCGGCGGGGATGCAGTCCATGAGCAGCGCCGAGGGCTCCGCCTCGAGCGAGGGCAGCCGCTCGGTCATGATCTTCGCGGTCTCCTGCGCGCGCTGCAGCGGGGAGGTGAAGGCCGCGTCGAAGGGGACGCCGCCGAGGCGCTCGGCGATCGCGCGCGCCTGGCGCACGCCGCGCGGGCTCAGCGGGCCGTCGGGCAGGCCGAACTCGGCGTCACGCTGCTCGCCATGGCGCACGAGGTAGAGGAAACGGGACACGGGAGCTCCTGGGTTCGTGGGGGTCACGCGGCGGAGGGCTCGTCGCTGAGCCCGGCGATGCCGGTGAAGTCGTTCTCGGTGACGGCGCCGACGGCCGCGAGGCTGAGCGGACGCTCGGCCAGGTCGGCGGCGAGGCGCTCCACGTCGGCGAGCTCGACCGCGTCGAGGCGGCGCAGGCTCTCGTCGAGGTCGAGGAACTCACCGGTGCCGAGCTCGCTGCGGCCGAGCCGGCTCATGCGGGTGTCGCTGTCTTCGAGGGCGAGCGCCGCGCCGCCGGCCATCTGGCCGCGGGCGCGCGTCAGCTCCTCGGCGGTGATGCCGTCGCTCGCGATCGCGCGCAGCTGACCGAGCATGAGGTCGACGACCTCCGGGGCATTGCGCGGGGCGCAGCCGGCGTAGAGGCCGAAGACGCCGGCGTCCGAGTAGGCCGAGGCGTAGGAGTAGACCGAATAGGCGAGTCCGCGCTTCTCGCGGATCTCCTGGAAGAGACGCGACGACATCCCGCCGCCCAGCACCGCATTGAGCACGCCGAGCTCGCTGCGGCGATCGTCGGAGCCGTTGATGCCGGTCGTGCCGACGTAGAGATTGACCTGCTCGAGCGGACGGTCGACGACCACGAGCGAGCTGCCGCGCTCGATGAGGGCGGATGCGAAGGGGCGGCGCGCAGCGGGCGCCGCGGCGGCGTCGAGATCCCAGCCGGCCGCGCGGAGCCCGCGCTCGACCCAGCCCACGAGGGCGTCGTGATCGACGGCGCCGGCCACCGTGATGACGAGCTCGCTCGGCGAGTAGTGGCGGCGGTAGTGCTGCCAGACGGCGTCGCGACCGACCGCGCGGATCGACTCGGGGCTGCCGCCGATCGGGCGCCCCAGCGGGTGCGCGCCGAGCACCGCCTCGACGAAGCGCTCGCCCGCGACATCGCCCGGGTCGTCGTCGGCCATCGCCAGCTCTTCGAGGATGACGCCGCGCTCGCTCTCGAACTCCTCGGCATCCAGCACGCTCGAGGTCACCATGTCGGCGAGCACGGTCACGGCCATCTCGAGGTCGAGGTCGCGCACCTTCGCGTAGTAGCAGGTGTGCTCCTTCGCGGTGAGGGCGTTGTTCTCGCCGCCGACCGCGTCGAAGGCGACCGCGATGTCGAGCGCGCTGCGCTCGGCCGTGCCCTTGAAGAGCAGGTGCTCGAGGAAGTGCGTGGAGCCGAATCCACCCGTGGTCTCGTCGCGCGATCCGACGGCGACCCAGTAGCCGACGGTGGCGCTCTGCGCACCGGGCACGCTCTCGCTGAGGATGCGCACTCCGCTCGGGAGCACGGAGCGCCGCACCCGCGAGCCGCCGGCGGCGGTCACGTCGAGTTCGGGCAGATCGAGCGGGAGGCGGACAGCTCTGTTCATGGCCCGACGAGCCTACGTCACGCCTCCGTCACGAGCCTCGGGGCGAGCCCGGGAAGCCGGAGGGGCCCGGATCGGCGACCCGACGCCGTGGATTCCGGGCGCCCGGGAGCGGAGGCGTGCTCCGATCGCGGTCGAGCGCGACCCCCGAACTGGGGTCGGATCATAGCGGACAGACAGACACGTCTGTCTGTCCGCATCACGTACACTCGAGCGCACGGACCGGCGGAGCGGGTCCCGTCACACCGGCCGAGGCGAGCCGGGGTCGTCCCCTCGACCCGGAGCAGTACGCCAGTCCCGATCGGCCGGACGGGAGCGCTCCGCCGACGTCCGCGAACTGGTCGCGACCGGCTCACCCGAGGTCGAGCGCGACACACCCGTCAGGATCAGGAGTGGCCGGCAACCGCGGCCCGTCAGAAGGAACGCCCGTGCCGATCACCTCCCCGCTCACCGCGAGCACCCGGCCCATCGCCCCGGCCAAGCTGCGCATCCTGCAGACCGCCGACACCCTGTTCACGTCGGAGGGCATCCGCAACGTCGGCATCGACCGCCTCATCGGCGAGTCGAAGGTGACCAAGGCGACCTTCTACAAGCACTACGGCTCGAAGGACCGCCTGATCCTCGACTACCTCGGCTACCGCCACGAGCTCGAGAACGGCCGCATCGACGAGCGCGCCGCCGGCAGCGCCGAGGGCGTCGTGCGCGCCGTCGTCGAGCTGGCGATCAGCGACATCGAGGGCGACGGCTTCCGCGGCGACCCCTTCACGAACGCCGCCGCCGAGTTCCCCGAGCCCGGCCACCCGGCCCGCGCGATCGTGCGCGAGCACCGCGAGCTGCTCGCCGAGCGTCTCGACGACGCGCTGCGCGAGCTCGGCCACCCGATGGCCGGCGAAGCGGCCGACGACCTCGTGCTCGCTCGCGACGGCGCCCTCAGCGGCGCGTTCTCGGGTGACGCGATCGCGGCGAAGAGCGCACTGCAGCGCAGCCTCGACCGCACCCTCGCCGCCGCGAGCTGACGACTCCCGCGCCGGCGGAGAGGCGAACGCACAGCCCGCCGGTGCGGTGACCTTCTTCGATGCAGCGCGCTCACCCGCGCGATCGCACACGAGACCCCGAGCGGAGCTGGAGCCGCTCGGGGTCTCGCACGTGCGGGCGGATGACGCCGACGGCTCAGAAGCCCTCGCTGGCGCGGTCGAGACGCTCGACCTGCTGACGGGTCAGCGCCAGGGTCGCCGCCTGGGTCAGGTCGAACACCTGCTCGGGTGAGCTCGCCGAGACCACCGGGGCCGTCACGAGCGGCTTCGAGAGCAGCCAGGCGAGCGCGACCGTCGCGGGGGCCGCATCCCGTTCGCGCCCGATGTCGCGCAGCGTGTTGACCACGCGGGCGGCGCTGCGCGAGAAGAACTGAGCGAGACTGCGGCCGCGGGATCCGGCAGGCAGGTCGCGACGACCGCGGTACTTGCCGCTGAGCGCGCCGCCGGCGAGCGGGAAGCGCGGCATCATCGCGAGCCCCTGCTGGGCCGCCACGGGGGCGATGTCGCGCTCGAACTCACGCCGGAACAGCAGGCTGTACTGGTTCTGCACCGCGATCATCGGCGCGACGCCGAGGTGAGCGCAGGCGACGCGCGCCAGGAACAGCCGCTCGCCCGTGTGGTCGGAGCCGCCGAACCAGCGCACCTTGCCGGCGCGGATCAGGTCGTCGACCGCGAGCAGGGTCTCGTCGAACTCCACCTCGGGGTCGTCGATGTGCAGGTAGAGCAGGTCGATGCGGTCGGTCTGCAGGCGCCGCAGCGAGGCCTCGACGGCGGCCGTGACGGAACGACCGGAGAGCCCGGGGTGCTCGTCGCTCTTGCCGACCTTCGTCGCGAGCACCATGTCGTCGCGCGCGCCGCGGTCGCGCATCCACCGGCCGATCATCGTCTCGCTGCGCCCCGCGGCGTAGGAGTCGGCCGTGTCGAGGAAGTTGCCGCCCTGAGCGCGGTAGACGTCGAGGATGCCGTCGACGATAGGGCCGTCGGCGGTCCAGCCGAAGACGTTGCCGCTGAGCGCGACCGGGAAGACGCGGAGGTCGGAGATGCCGACCCGGCGACGGCGCGGGGCGAGATCGCCGTAGACGGTCGCGGTCTGGGCGGTGGTAGGCGCGAGACGCGGAGCGATCGCCAGTTCGCCGGTGAGCTCGTCGAGGGTGGTGCCGGAGGCGCGGGATGCGGCGGGCGGCGCAGTCGCACCGCTCGCGGATGCCGCGGCACCCGACAGCGCTGTCGGCGCAGGTCGAGCCGGCGCGGGGACTCCGCGGTCCGACTCGTCGCTCATGCGCCTCTCCCCTGGCTCGCGAGCCGGGAACGTGCCGGTGCGCACGACCCGATTGCGATGCAGGCTATCGCCGGCCTCCGACACGCCGCCGACCGGCGCGCTGAATCGTTACCGATCCTCGACCTTCGAGCCGGTTCGACGCCGCTCGACGCCGCGAATCCGACTGTTCGCCGACATCCGTCGTCATCATCCGGCACGCCGCTCGCCCTCCGCCCTAGCCTGACGACGCGCGGCTCGACGGCCGCCGCGATCGAGACGAGAGAGGACCGCCCATGGCGAACGACCCGAACTGGCGACTGCCCGAGGTTCCGAGCTTCGAGCTCACCAGCACCGACTTCGAGCCCGGCGGGGCGCTGCCGACCAGCGCTCGATCGGCGATCTTCGGCGCGGGCGGCGACGACCGCTCCCCCGCTCTCGCCTGGAGCGGCGCGCCCGAGGGCACCCGGAGCTTCGTGCTCACCGTCTACGACCCCGACGCCCCGACGGGCAGCGGCTTCTGGCACTGGTCGGTGCGCGACATCCCCGGCGACGCGGCGTCCCTTCCGGGCGACGCCGGCAACCCGGATGCGGCGCTGCTGCCCGCCGGCGTCGTCACCGGGCCGAACGAGGCCGGCCTGCAGCGCTTCCTCGGCGCCGCGCCGCCCTCGGGGCATGGCGAGCACCGCTATTTCTTCACGCTCACGGCGCTCGACGTGCCGACCCTCGAGGTGGATGCCGCGGCGACGCCGGCGATCATCGGCTTCACGATGCTCGGGCACGTGCTCGGCCGGGCGCAGCTGATCGGCACCACGATCACCGAGTAGCCGCCGGTCACGGCCGGCCGCGAACGCCGGCCGCGGACGCCGAAGGGCCCGACCCCGCTGAAGCGGAGCCGGGCCCTTCGTCAGTGGATCAGCAGATCCGGGGCGATCCGGAGGATCAGCCCTCGGCCGGAGCCTCGGGGCCGTCCGAGGCGGCGGCGCCGCCCTCGGTGTCGCCGCCCTCAGTCTCCTCGACCACCGGGGCGAGCGAGAGCTTGCCGCGGTCGTCGATCTTGGTGATCTCGACCTGGATCTTCTGGCCGACGCCGAGGACGTCCTCGACGTTCTCGACGCGCTTGCCGCCGGCGAGCTTGCGCACCTCGCTGATGTGCAGCAGGCCGTCCTTGCCCGGGAGCAGCGAGACGAAGGCGCCGAAGGCGGCGATCTTGACGACCGTGCCCAGGTAGCGCTCGCCGATCTCGGGCTGCAGCGGGTTGCCGATCGCGAGGACCTGCGCGCGGGCCGCCTCGGCCGAGGGGCCGTCGACCGCGCCGATGTAGACGGTGCCGTCCTCCTCGATGGAGATGTCGGCGCCGGTCTCGTCCTGGATCGCGTTGATCGTCTTGCCCTTGGGGCCGATCAGCTCGCCGATCTTGTCCACCGGGATGTTGACGCTGATCACGCGGGGCGCGGTCGGAGCCATCTCGTCGGGGGCGTCGATCGCCTGGTTGATGACCGCGAGGATCGCCGTGCGGGCCTCCTTGGCCTGCTTCAGCGCGCCATCCAGCACCGACGACGGGATGCCGTCGAGCTTGGTGTCGAGCTGGATCGCGGTGACGAACTCGCTCGTTCCGGCGACCTTGAAGTCCATGTCGCCGAGGGCATCCTCGGCGCCCAGGATGTCGGTCAGCGCCGCGTAGCGGGTCTCGCCGTCGACCTCGTCGGAGACGAGGCCCATCGCGATGCCGGCGACGGGGGCGCGCAGCGGCACACCCGCGTTGAGCAGCGACAGGGTCGAGGCGCAGACGGAGCCCATCGACGTCGAGCCGTTGGAGCCGAGAGCCTCGGACACCTGGCGGATCGCGTAGGGGAACTCCTCGCGGCTCGGCAGCACCGGCACGAGGGCGCGCTCGGCGAGGAAGCCGTGCCCGATCTCGCGACGCTTCGGCGAACCCACGCGGCCGGTCTCACCGGTCGAGTAGGGCGGGAAGTTGTAGTGGTGCAGGTAGCGCTTCTTGGTGACGGGCGACAGCGAGTCGATCTGCTGCTCCATCTTGAGCATGTTCAGCGTGGTGACGCCCAGGATCTGGGTCTCGCCGCGCTGGAAGATCGCCGAGCCGTGCACGCGCGGGATGACCTGCACCTCGGCGTCGAGCGCGCGGATGTCGCTCAGGCCGCGGCCGTCGATGCGCACGCCGTCCTTGAGGATGCGGCCGCGCACGATCTTCTTGGTGACCGACTTGTAGGCGGCGCTGACCTGGCCATTGGCGTCGGCCGGCAGCTCGCCCGCCTCGACCTTGGCGGCGACGGTCGCCTTGACGCGGTCCTTGAGGGCGTCGTCGGCGTTCTGACGCTCGAGCTTGTCGGCGATCTGGTAGATGCCGACGAGCTCGTCGTAGGCCTCGCCCGCGACGACGTCGTAGGTGGCCTGGTCGTAGGCGAGGAAGACCGGGTAGTCCTGGATCTCCTTCGCCGACTGGGCGGCGAGCTCGGCCTGAGCCTTGACGAGCTGCTTGAGGAAGGGCTTCGAGGCCTCGAGGCCCTGGGCCACGATGGCCTCGTCGGGCTTCGTGGCGCCGGCGCGGATGAGCTCCCAGCTGCCCTCGGTCGCCTCGGCCTCGACCATCATGATGGCGATGTCCTCGGTGCCGTCGGCGTTGGTGACCAGGCGGCCTGCGACGGTCAGGTCGAAGACGGCCTCGGCCAGCTGCGAGTGCTTCGGGAAGGCGACCCACTGGTCCGCTCCGCCGTTCGAGCCGGGGATGAGGGCCAGGCGGATGCCGGCGATCGGCCCGCTGAACGGCAGACCCGAGATCTGGGTCGAGGCCGAGGCGGCGTTGATGGCGAGGGCGTCGTAGAACTCGTCCGGCGCGATGCTGAGCACGGTGATGACGATCTGCACCTCGTTGCGCAGGCCGTCGACGAACGACGGGCGCAGCGGCCGGTCGATCAGACGGCAGACGAGGATCGCCTCGGTCGAGGGGCGGCCCTCGCGGCGGAAGAACGAGCCGGGGATCTTGCCGGCGGCGTACGAGCGCTCTTCGACATCCACCGTCAGCGGGAAGAAGTCGAAGCCCTCGCGGGGGTGCTTGCCGGCGCTGGTGGCGCTGAGCAGCATGGTGTCCTCGTCGAGGTACGCGGCGACCGCGCCCTGCGACTGCTGGGCCAGACGGCCGGTCTC encodes:
- a CDS encoding polyribonucleotide nucleotidyltransferase — translated: MEGPEIKFAEAVLDNGRFGKRTVRFETGRLAQQSQGAVAAYLDEDTMLLSATSAGKHPREGFDFFPLTVDVEERSYAAGKIPGSFFRREGRPSTEAILVCRLIDRPLRPSFVDGLRNEVQIVITVLSIAPDEFYDALAINAASASTQISGLPFSGPIAGIRLALIPGSNGGADQWVAFPKHSQLAEAVFDLTVAGRLVTNADGTEDIAIMMVEAEATEGSWELIRAGATKPDEAIVAQGLEASKPFLKQLVKAQAELAAQSAKEIQDYPVFLAYDQATYDVVAGEAYDELVGIYQIADKLERQNADDALKDRVKATVAAKVEAGELPADANGQVSAAYKSVTKKIVRGRILKDGVRIDGRGLSDIRALDAEVQVIPRVHGSAIFQRGETQILGVTTLNMLKMEQQIDSLSPVTKKRYLHHYNFPPYSTGETGRVGSPKRREIGHGFLAERALVPVLPSREEFPYAIRQVSEALGSNGSTSMGSVCASTLSLLNAGVPLRAPVAGIAMGLVSDEVDGETRYAALTDILGAEDALGDMDFKVAGTSEFVTAIQLDTKLDGIPSSVLDGALKQAKEARTAILAVINQAIDAPDEMAPTAPRVISVNIPVDKIGELIGPKGKTINAIQDETGADISIEEDGTVYIGAVDGPSAEAARAQVLAIGNPLQPEIGERYLGTVVKIAAFGAFVSLLPGKDGLLHISEVRKLAGGKRVENVEDVLGVGQKIQVEITKIDDRGKLSLAPVVEETEGGDTEGGAAASDGPEAPAEG